One Vibrio neonatus genomic window carries:
- a CDS encoding amino acid ABC transporter permease: protein MLKDGHILKFNLLTVSLCCVFLTGCSDYEWGWYVLDPSTEQGLTNVKFLIDGFSATISVSLLSMCFAMLIGFFVALPALSENPYIRGVNRVYVESIRSIPVLVLLLWVYYGLPTLMDISLDHYWAGVIALSIAESAFMAEVFRGGIQAIHRGQHEAAHSLGLSYWKTMRLVIFPQALRQILPPLGNQFVYILKMSSLVSVIGLSDLTRRANELVVNEYLPLEIYTFLVLEYLVLILAVSQGVRWLERRYAIPNH from the coding sequence ATGCTTAAGGATGGGCATATTTTGAAATTTAATCTTCTCACTGTGTCACTTTGTTGTGTTTTTCTCACTGGTTGTTCTGACTATGAGTGGGGATGGTATGTGCTTGATCCGTCCACGGAGCAAGGCCTAACCAATGTAAAATTTCTGATTGATGGTTTTAGTGCCACCATTAGCGTTTCGCTGCTTAGTATGTGTTTTGCCATGTTAATTGGCTTTTTTGTTGCCCTTCCGGCGCTGTCAGAAAACCCCTATATACGCGGCGTTAACAGAGTCTACGTCGAGTCCATACGCTCTATTCCTGTACTGGTGCTATTGCTTTGGGTCTACTATGGTCTCCCCACCTTAATGGACATTTCTCTCGATCATTATTGGGCGGGAGTGATTGCGTTATCTATTGCTGAAAGTGCCTTTATGGCAGAGGTATTTAGAGGGGGGATTCAGGCGATTCATCGCGGGCAACATGAAGCGGCGCACTCATTAGGATTAAGTTATTGGAAGACCATGCGCTTGGTGATATTTCCGCAAGCTCTACGTCAAATACTGCCACCTTTAGGCAATCAATTTGTCTACATATTGAAGATGTCTTCTTTGGTCAGTGTTATCGGTTTAAGCGACCTGACTAGACGTGCCAATGAGCTGGTGGTTAATGAGTACTTACCTCTAGAAATTTATACCTTCCTAGTTTTAGAGTATTTGGTGTTGATACTCGCGGTCTCACAAGGCGTTCGTTGGCTTGAAAGGCGCTACGCGATACCCAACCATTAA
- the glmU gene encoding bifunctional UDP-N-acetylglucosamine diphosphorylase/glucosamine-1-phosphate N-acetyltransferase GlmU: MNNFSAVILAAGKGTRMYSKKPKVLHTLAGKPMAKHVIDTCVGLEANNIHLVFGHGSEQMKATLANEPVNWVEQREQLGTGHAVDQASPHFSDDEKVLVLYGDVPLITSETVSALLDGQPEGGVGLLTVVLDNPMGYGRIVRDNGSVVAIVEQKDATEEQKAICEINTGVLVADGKDLKRWLSNLSNDNAQGEYYLTDIIAAAHNDGKKIEAVHPASAVEVEGVNDRRQLARLERAYQQMQADKLLEQGVMLRDPSRFDLRGSLQCGMDVEIDANVIIEGSVTIGDNVTIGAGCVLKDCEIDDNTIIRPYSVIEDATVGEECTVGPFTRLRPGAELCNDAHVGNFVEVKNARIGQGSKANHLTYLGDAEIGERTNIGAGTITCNYDGANKFKTNIGNDVFVGSDSQLIAPVTIADGATIGAGSTVTKNVGENELIISRAKERRIANWQRPVKKKK, from the coding sequence ATGAACAATTTTAGTGCTGTGATTCTGGCTGCGGGCAAAGGCACTCGCATGTACTCTAAAAAGCCAAAAGTACTGCATACATTGGCCGGCAAACCAATGGCAAAGCATGTTATTGATACGTGTGTGGGTCTAGAAGCTAACAACATCCATTTGGTGTTTGGTCACGGCAGTGAGCAAATGAAAGCAACGCTAGCAAACGAGCCAGTAAACTGGGTTGAGCAGCGCGAGCAATTGGGTACAGGGCACGCAGTTGATCAAGCATCACCTCACTTTTCTGATGATGAAAAAGTATTGGTTCTTTACGGTGACGTACCTCTGATCACCAGTGAAACTGTATCGGCACTACTTGATGGTCAACCAGAAGGTGGCGTAGGGCTGCTAACGGTTGTTTTGGATAATCCTATGGGTTACGGCCGCATTGTGCGTGACAACGGCTCTGTAGTGGCTATCGTGGAACAAAAAGATGCCACAGAAGAGCAAAAAGCCATTTGTGAAATCAACACAGGTGTATTGGTTGCAGACGGTAAAGATTTAAAACGTTGGTTGTCTAACCTCAGCAATGATAATGCTCAAGGCGAATACTACTTAACGGATATTATTGCTGCTGCGCATAACGACGGTAAAAAAATTGAAGCAGTACATCCTGCTAGCGCCGTTGAAGTGGAAGGCGTAAATGATCGTCGTCAACTGGCTCGTCTAGAGCGTGCTTACCAGCAAATGCAGGCCGACAAACTGTTAGAGCAAGGCGTAATGCTTCGCGATCCTAGCCGTTTTGATCTACGCGGCTCTTTGCAATGCGGTATGGATGTTGAAATCGATGCTAACGTCATCATTGAAGGTAGTGTGACTATCGGTGATAACGTGACTATCGGTGCAGGCTGTGTGCTTAAAGATTGTGAAATTGATGACAATACCATCATCCGTCCATATTCAGTGATTGAAGATGCGACCGTTGGTGAAGAGTGTACTGTTGGGCCATTTACTCGTCTGCGCCCAGGTGCTGAACTGTGTAATGATGCTCACGTAGGTAACTTTGTGGAAGTGAAAAACGCCCGCATTGGTCAAGGTTCTAAAGCCAATCACTTAACTTATTTAGGTGATGCTGAAATTGGTGAGCGCACTAACATTGGCGCAGGTACCATTACTTGTAACTACGATGGTGCGAACAAATTTAAAACCAACATAGGTAATGATGTATTCGTGGGCTCTGACAGCCAGCTTATTGCTCCAGTGACTATTGCTGATGGTGCCACCATAGGTGCAGGCTCTACTGTAACTAAAAATGTCGGCGAAAATGAGCTGATCATTTCTCGCGCTAAAGAGCGTCGCATCGCTAACTGGCAGCGTCCGGTAAAGAAGAAAAAATAG
- a CDS encoding F0F1 ATP synthase subunit epsilon, producing MAAITFHLDVVSAEKKLFSGRVETFQVTGSEGELGIFHGHTPLLTAITPGMVRIVKQHGHEEFIYVSGGIVEVQPGTATVLADTAIRGEDIDASKAEEAKRKAEESILNQHGDMDFAQAASELAKAIAQVRVAELTRKRR from the coding sequence ATGGCAGCAATAACCTTTCACCTTGACGTAGTTAGCGCAGAGAAAAAACTGTTTTCTGGGCGCGTAGAAACGTTCCAGGTGACCGGTAGCGAAGGTGAGCTTGGTATTTTCCACGGCCACACTCCGCTGTTGACCGCTATTACTCCTGGTATGGTTCGCATCGTGAAGCAACACGGCCACGAAGAGTTTATTTATGTCTCTGGTGGTATTGTTGAAGTTCAGCCTGGTACAGCAACTGTACTGGCTGATACAGCAATTCGTGGTGAAGATATCGATGCTTCTAAAGCAGAAGAAGCCAAACGCAAAGCTGAAGAGAGCATTCTTAATCAGCACGGCGACATGGACTTTGCTCAGGCAGCCAGTGAATTGGCTAAAGCGATTGCTCAAGTTAGAGTTGCAGAACTTACTAGAAAGCGTCGCTAA
- the atpD gene encoding F0F1 ATP synthase subunit beta, which produces MATGKIVEIIGAVVDVEFPQGEVPRVYDALNVVDAPERLVLEVQQQLGGGVVRTIVMGSSDGLRRGLDVINTGAPITVPVGTKTLGRIMNVLGDAIDECGDIGAEEHYEIHRPAPSYEDQSNATELLETGVKVIDLVCPFAKGGKIGLFGGAGVGKTVNMMELINNIALQHSGLSVFAGVGERTREGNDFYFEMQEAGVVNIEKPEESKVAMVYGQMNEPPGNRLRVALTGLTMAERFRDEGRDVLFFVDNIYRYTLAGTEVSALLGRMPSAVGYQPTLAEEMGVLQERITSTKTGSITSVQAVYVPADDLTDPSPATTFAHLDATVVLSRNIAAMGLYPAIDPLDSTSRMLDPLVVGQEHYDVASGVQTTLQRYKELKDIIAILGMDELSEEDKQVVSRARKIEKFLTQPYHVAEVFTGDPGVYVPLKETLRGFKGLLAGDYDDIPEQAFMYCGSIDQALENAKKL; this is translated from the coding sequence ATGGCTACAGGTAAGATCGTAGAGATCATCGGTGCGGTAGTCGACGTAGAGTTCCCACAAGGCGAAGTACCACGTGTATACGACGCACTTAACGTAGTTGACGCTCCAGAACGTTTAGTTCTTGAAGTTCAACAACAGTTAGGCGGTGGCGTAGTTCGTACTATCGTAATGGGTAGCTCAGACGGTTTACGTCGTGGACTAGATGTTATAAATACTGGTGCTCCAATTACAGTTCCAGTAGGTACTAAAACTCTTGGTCGTATCATGAACGTTCTTGGTGACGCGATTGATGAGTGTGGAGATATCGGTGCTGAAGAGCATTACGAAATTCACCGACCAGCACCTAGTTATGAAGACCAGTCAAACGCGACTGAACTTCTAGAAACTGGTGTTAAAGTTATCGACTTGGTTTGCCCATTCGCTAAGGGTGGTAAAATCGGTCTATTTGGTGGTGCAGGTGTAGGTAAGACCGTTAACATGATGGAACTTATCAACAACATCGCACTACAGCACTCTGGCCTATCCGTATTTGCGGGTGTAGGTGAGCGTACTCGTGAAGGTAACGATTTCTACTTTGAAATGCAGGAAGCGGGTGTTGTAAACATCGAAAAACCTGAAGAATCAAAAGTAGCAATGGTTTACGGTCAGATGAACGAGCCACCGGGTAACCGTCTGCGCGTTGCACTGACAGGTCTTACTATGGCGGAGCGTTTCCGTGATGAAGGCCGTGACGTACTGTTCTTCGTAGATAACATCTATCGTTATACCCTTGCGGGTACAGAGGTATCAGCACTTCTAGGTCGTATGCCATCTGCGGTAGGTTACCAGCCAACTCTTGCAGAAGAGATGGGTGTACTACAGGAGCGCATCACGTCTACGAAGACGGGTTCTATCACATCTGTACAGGCGGTATACGTACCTGCGGATGACTTGACGGATCCATCTCCAGCAACCACGTTTGCTCACTTGGATGCAACGGTTGTACTTAGCCGTAACATCGCTGCTATGGGTCTATACCCTGCGATTGACCCATTGGATTCTACATCTCGTATGCTTGATCCATTGGTTGTTGGTCAAGAGCACTACGATGTGGCTTCAGGCGTTCAAACTACGCTACAGCGCTATAAAGAGCTAAAAGATATCATCGCAATCCTAGGTATGGATGAGCTTTCTGAAGAAGATAAGCAAGTGGTATCTCGTGCGCGTAAGATTGAGAAGTTCCTTACTCAGCCTTACCACGTAGCGGAAGTATTTACGGGCGACCCAGGCGTTTACGTACCTCTTAAAGAGACTCTACGTGGATTTAAAGGCCTACTAGCTGGTGATTACGACGACATTCCAGAGCAAGCATTCATGTACTGCGGTAGCATTGATCAAGCTCTAGAGAACGCTAAGAAGCTATAA
- the atpG gene encoding F0F1 ATP synthase subunit gamma, with amino-acid sequence MAGAKEIRNKIGSVKSTQKITKAMEMVAASKMRRSQDAMEASRPYAETMRKVIGHLASGSLEYKHPYLEEREAKRVGYIIVSTDRGLCGGLNINLFKKAILDMQTWQESGAEIDLAVIGSKATAFFNNSGAKVAAQTSGLGDNPSLEDLIGSVRVMLKKYDEGELDRLFIVFNKFVNTMVQEPTIDQLLPLPKSDSEEMQRDHQWDYIYEPEPKPLLDALLIRYIESSVYQGVVENLACEQAARMVAMKAATDNANNLIEDLQLVYNKARQAAITQELSEICSGAAAV; translated from the coding sequence ATGGCCGGCGCAAAAGAAATACGTAATAAAATCGGTAGTGTTAAAAGCACACAGAAGATTACGAAAGCAATGGAAATGGTAGCCGCTTCAAAAATGCGTCGCTCGCAAGATGCGATGGAAGCGTCCCGTCCATATGCAGAAACAATGCGTAAGGTGATCGGTCATTTGGCTAGCGGTAGCCTAGAGTACAAACATCCGTACCTAGAGGAACGCGAAGCCAAGCGTGTTGGTTACATCATAGTTTCTACTGACCGTGGTTTGTGTGGTGGCTTGAACATTAACTTGTTCAAAAAAGCCATTCTAGATATGCAAACTTGGCAGGAAAGTGGTGCTGAAATTGACTTAGCCGTTATCGGCTCAAAGGCAACAGCATTCTTTAACAACAGCGGCGCGAAAGTAGCAGCTCAAACTTCTGGTCTGGGTGATAACCCAAGTCTGGAAGATTTGATCGGTTCAGTACGCGTTATGTTGAAGAAATATGATGAAGGTGAGTTGGATCGCCTCTTCATAGTGTTCAATAAGTTTGTGAACACTATGGTTCAAGAACCAACGATCGATCAATTACTGCCTTTACCTAAATCAGACAGCGAAGAAATGCAGCGTGACCATCAGTGGGACTACATTTACGAGCCAGAGCCGAAACCTTTGCTAGATGCATTGCTGATTCGTTATATCGAATCTAGTGTGTATCAAGGCGTGGTTGAGAACCTAGCTTGTGAGCAGGCCGCTCGAATGGTGGCAATGAAAGCTGCAACGGATAACGCAAACAACCTGATCGAAGATTTACAGCTTGTGTATAACAAAGCTCGTCAGGCTGCGATTACCCAAGAGCTATCAGAAATTTGTTCTGGTGCCGCTGCGGTTTAG
- the atpA gene encoding F0F1 ATP synthase subunit alpha, producing the protein MQLNSTEISDLIKQRIESFNVVNEARNEGTIVSVSDGIIRIHGLADVMQGEMIELPGGKYALALNLERDSVGAVVMGPYADLQEGMKVTGTGRILEVPVGPELLGRVVNTLGEPIDGKGPINAALTSPVEVIAPGVIDRKSVDQPVQTGYKSVDSMIPIGRGQRELIIGDRQTGKTALAIDAIINQKDSGIFSIYVAIGQKASTIANVVRKLEEHGALANTVVVVASASESAALQYLAPYAGCAMGEYFRDRGEDALIIYDDLSKQAVAYRQISLLLKRPPGREAFPGDVFYLHSRLLERAARVNEEYVERFTKGEVKGKTGSLTALPIIETQAGDVSAFVPTNVISITDGQIFLQTELFNAGVRPAVDPGISVSRVGGSAQTKIIKKLSGGIRTALAQYRELAAFAQFSSDLDDTTKKQLDHGAKVTELMKQKQYAPMSVFSQALVIFAAERGFLEDIELNKILDFEAALLSYAHGQFADLAEEINQTGAYNDDIEAQLQKIVTDFKATQTW; encoded by the coding sequence ATGCAACTTAATTCCACGGAAATTAGCGATCTAATTAAACAACGTATTGAATCTTTCAACGTTGTAAATGAAGCTCGCAACGAAGGTACTATCGTTTCGGTAAGCGATGGCATCATTCGTATCCACGGCCTTGCAGACGTTATGCAAGGTGAAATGATTGAATTACCGGGTGGCAAATACGCACTCGCACTTAACCTTGAGCGTGACTCGGTTGGTGCAGTAGTAATGGGCCCATATGCTGACCTACAGGAAGGCATGAAAGTTACAGGTACTGGTCGTATCCTTGAGGTTCCAGTAGGCCCTGAATTACTAGGTCGTGTTGTAAACACACTGGGTGAGCCTATTGATGGTAAAGGACCGATCAACGCTGCACTAACTTCTCCTGTAGAAGTTATCGCACCTGGCGTTATCGACCGTAAGTCGGTAGACCAACCTGTACAAACTGGTTATAAGTCAGTTGATTCCATGATCCCTATCGGTCGTGGTCAGCGTGAACTTATCATCGGTGACCGTCAGACTGGTAAAACAGCGTTGGCAATTGATGCCATCATTAACCAGAAAGATTCTGGTATTTTCTCAATTTATGTAGCAATCGGCCAGAAAGCTTCAACCATCGCAAACGTGGTTCGTAAGCTTGAAGAGCACGGTGCACTAGCCAACACAGTAGTTGTTGTTGCTTCTGCATCTGAATCTGCTGCACTGCAATACCTAGCGCCTTACGCGGGTTGTGCAATGGGTGAATACTTCCGCGACCGTGGCGAAGACGCATTGATCATCTACGATGATCTGTCTAAGCAAGCGGTAGCGTACCGTCAAATCTCTCTACTACTGAAACGTCCACCGGGCCGTGAAGCATTCCCTGGTGACGTATTCTATCTTCACTCTCGTCTACTAGAGCGTGCTGCTCGTGTAAACGAAGAGTATGTAGAGCGTTTCACCAAGGGTGAAGTAAAAGGTAAGACAGGTTCTTTGACCGCTCTTCCTATTATCGAAACCCAAGCAGGTGACGTATCAGCATTCGTACCTACAAACGTAATCTCGATTACTGATGGCCAGATCTTCCTTCAAACTGAACTATTCAACGCCGGCGTACGTCCAGCGGTTGACCCAGGTATCTCGGTATCTCGTGTAGGTGGTTCAGCGCAGACTAAGATCATCAAGAAATTGTCTGGTGGTATTCGTACAGCACTAGCTCAATACCGTGAACTAGCAGCATTTGCTCAGTTCTCTTCAGACCTTGATGACACGACTAAGAAGCAACTTGATCACGGTGCAAAAGTGACAGAACTGATGAAACAGAAGCAATACGCTCCTATGTCAGTGTTCTCACAAGCCCTTGTTATCTTTGCTGCTGAGCGTGGTTTCCTAGAAGATATTGAACTTAATAAGATTCTAGATTTTGAAGCCGCTCTACTGTCGTATGCTCATGGTCAGTTCGCTGATCTAGCGGAAGAGATCAACCAAACGGGTGCTTACAACGACGACATTGAAGCTCAGCTTCAAAAAATCGTCACTGATTTTAAAGCAACCCAAACCTGGTAA
- the atpH gene encoding F0F1 ATP synthase subunit delta, with amino-acid sequence MSDLVTIARPYAKAAFDFAVEKDTLDQWGQMLAFAAEVTKHKEISDVLDGSLTANKLSELLIVVCGEQLDEHGQNLLKVMASNGRLKALPSVLAEFLALRREHDKLIDVDVISASELSKQQQDNMISKLEQRFDRKVKLNCSIDETLLGGVIIRAGDLVIDNSARGRLNRLSDALQS; translated from the coding sequence ATGTCGGATTTGGTAACAATCGCACGCCCCTATGCTAAAGCAGCATTCGATTTTGCGGTAGAAAAAGACACGTTAGACCAATGGGGTCAAATGTTGGCTTTTGCTGCCGAAGTAACGAAGCACAAAGAAATTTCTGATGTATTAGATGGCTCATTAACAGCCAACAAATTATCAGAACTGCTCATTGTGGTTTGTGGCGAACAACTTGATGAACATGGTCAAAACCTGCTTAAGGTGATGGCAAGTAACGGTCGATTAAAGGCGTTACCTTCTGTTCTAGCTGAGTTTTTAGCTCTTAGACGAGAGCACGACAAGCTTATTGATGTGGATGTTATTTCTGCTTCTGAGCTGTCGAAACAACAGCAAGACAACATGATTAGCAAGTTAGAGCAACGCTTTGACCGCAAAGTGAAGCTGAATTGCAGTATAGATGAGACCCTACTTGGTGGGGTTATTATTCGAGCCGGAGACCTAGTCATTGATAACTCAGCGCGAGGTCGTTTGAACCGCCTGAGCGATGCATTGCAGTCTTAA
- the atpF gene encoding F0F1 ATP synthase subunit B codes for MEMNATLLGQAISFAMFVWFCMKYVWPPIIEAIEERQKKIADGLSAAERAEKNLNLAQANASEQLKEAKRTATEIIDSANKRKAQIIDEAREDAQAERQKILAQAEAEVEADRSRARDELRKQVATLAIAGAEKILERSIDKDAQQDILENITAKL; via the coding sequence GTGGAAATGAACGCAACTCTGCTAGGTCAAGCAATCTCGTTTGCAATGTTTGTATGGTTCTGCATGAAGTATGTATGGCCACCAATCATTGAAGCGATCGAAGAACGTCAGAAGAAAATTGCTGACGGTCTATCTGCCGCTGAACGCGCAGAAAAGAACTTGAACCTGGCACAAGCCAACGCTTCTGAACAATTAAAAGAAGCGAAGCGCACAGCAACTGAGATCATCGATTCAGCGAACAAACGTAAAGCTCAAATTATTGATGAAGCACGCGAAGATGCACAGGCGGAACGCCAAAAAATCTTAGCGCAAGCTGAAGCAGAAGTTGAAGCTGACCGTAGCCGCGCTCGCGATGAACTGCGCAAACAAGTTGCTACTCTGGCTATTGCTGGTGCCGAGAAAATCTTGGAGCGCTCAATCGATAAAGATGCGCAACAAGATATTCTTGAAAACATTACTGCAAAACTTTAA
- the atpE gene encoding F0F1 ATP synthase subunit C, giving the protein METVLSFSAVAVAIIVGLCSVGTAIGFAILGGKFLEGAARQPEMAPMLQVKMFIIAGLLDAIPMIGIVIALLFTFANPFVGQLAG; this is encoded by the coding sequence ATGGAAACTGTTCTAAGTTTTTCTGCTGTTGCTGTAGCGATCATCGTTGGTCTGTGTTCAGTAGGTACTGCTATTGGCTTCGCTATCCTAGGTGGTAAATTCCTAGAAGGCGCTGCACGCCAACCAGAAATGGCCCCAATGCTGCAAGTTAAGATGTTCATCATCGCGGGTCTTCTAGATGCGATCCCAATGATCGGTATCGTAATCGCACTGCTATTCACATTTGCAAACCCATTTGTTGGTCAACTAGCAGGTTAA
- the atpB gene encoding F0F1 ATP synthase subunit A: MATPGEALTSSSYIDHHLQHLSLAKLGVVAEGSFWNVHIDSLFFSVLTGVLFLWVFRSVAKKATTGVPSRLQCAVEMVVEFVGENVKDTFHGRNPLIAPLALTIFVWIILMNLMDLVPIDFLPYPAQLAGIPYLKVVPTADVSITMSMALGVFALMIYYSIKVKGIGGFAKELALHPFNHPLMIPFNLLLETVSLLAKPISLGMRLFGNMFAGEVVFILCAAMLPWYLQWVGSLPWAIFHILVILIQAFVFMMLTIVYLSMAHEDSDH; the protein is encoded by the coding sequence ATGGCTACGCCTGGTGAAGCGTTGACATCTTCCAGTTATATCGACCACCACTTACAACATCTATCTTTAGCTAAGTTAGGCGTTGTAGCTGAGGGTAGTTTCTGGAATGTGCATATCGATAGCCTGTTCTTTTCTGTGTTAACTGGTGTGTTATTCCTTTGGGTATTTCGCTCAGTAGCTAAGAAAGCAACAACTGGTGTACCAAGCCGATTGCAATGTGCTGTAGAAATGGTAGTGGAATTCGTTGGTGAGAACGTAAAAGACACTTTCCATGGACGCAACCCGTTGATTGCACCGTTGGCATTAACAATATTCGTGTGGATTATTTTAATGAACTTGATGGACCTTGTGCCTATCGACTTCTTACCTTATCCAGCACAGCTAGCCGGCATCCCTTATCTTAAAGTGGTTCCGACAGCTGACGTGAGTATTACGATGTCTATGGCACTCGGTGTTTTTGCTCTGATGATTTACTACAGCATCAAAGTTAAAGGCATCGGTGGCTTTGCTAAAGAATTAGCACTGCATCCTTTTAACCATCCACTCATGATTCCGTTCAACTTATTGTTGGAAACGGTATCCCTACTGGCAAAACCTATCTCTTTAGGTATGCGCTTGTTCGGTAACATGTTTGCAGGTGAGGTTGTGTTTATTCTTTGTGCTGCAATGCTCCCTTGGTACTTACAATGGGTAGGTTCTCTACCTTGGGCTATCTTCCATATTTTGGTTATTTTGATTCAAGCCTTTGTATTTATGATGCTAACGATCGTATATCTATCGATGGCTCATGAAGATAGTGATCACTAA
- a CDS encoding F0F1 ATP synthase subunit I, producing MVTALARPGRELAKRLLMIEFSAVMLVAIGISITVNPSWGLSALIGGGIFVVANAVFSLFAFLYAGARAVKFVAFSFYTGEALKILLTIVLFTLAYVYMELELVPLKLTYLLVLLINMFAPVFFINKRK from the coding sequence ATGGTAACTGCGTTAGCTAGACCTGGGCGAGAGCTTGCAAAGCGTTTGCTTATGATCGAGTTTAGCGCGGTTATGTTAGTGGCAATCGGGATAAGCATAACTGTTAATCCTAGTTGGGGACTATCGGCACTTATTGGTGGTGGCATTTTTGTTGTTGCCAATGCGGTGTTTTCATTATTTGCGTTCCTGTATGCAGGCGCTAGAGCGGTCAAATTTGTCGCTTTTTCGTTTTATACAGGTGAAGCGCTTAAGATACTCCTAACTATAGTTTTGTTTACCCTTGCCTACGTGTATATGGAGTTGGAACTTGTTCCTCTCAAGCTAACCTATTTGCTGGTCTTACTTATAAATATGTTTGCGCCAGTGTTTTTTATTAACAAAAGAAAATAG
- a CDS encoding ParB/RepB/Spo0J family partition protein — translation MSKRGLGKGLDALLSTSAIAREKNTPTHESDVVSTSTSGDMQDIAVERLQPGVYQPRTEMNEDALDELSASIRSQGIIQPIVVRQVDNNKYEIIAGERRWRAAKQAGLTQVPCVVKRVQDKAAIAMALIENIQRENLNAVEEAHALESLRTKFELSHQQIAEVIGKSRTAVSNLLRLNQLEVEVKKLVSDGLLDMGHARALLAIDGKQQVELAQSAVKKQLTVRQTEQLVKKILQPPTKEDKKVIDQEAVSLSEKLSKTLGNEVSLIRNKSGTAKLTISIDEPHKLELLIAKLERIV, via the coding sequence ATGTCAAAGCGCGGTCTAGGTAAAGGATTGGATGCACTGTTATCGACAAGTGCGATAGCAAGAGAGAAAAACACTCCAACTCATGAGTCTGATGTAGTGAGTACATCGACGAGTGGAGACATGCAAGATATTGCTGTAGAGCGTTTACAGCCGGGTGTTTATCAGCCTCGAACAGAGATGAATGAAGACGCCCTAGATGAGTTGAGCGCATCAATTCGCTCTCAAGGCATCATTCAACCGATTGTTGTTCGCCAAGTCGACAACAATAAGTATGAAATTATCGCAGGTGAAAGACGTTGGCGTGCAGCCAAACAAGCGGGGCTAACTCAGGTTCCTTGTGTTGTTAAGCGTGTACAAGACAAAGCCGCTATTGCGATGGCCTTGATTGAAAACATTCAACGTGAAAATTTAAATGCCGTTGAAGAAGCGCATGCGTTAGAGAGTTTAAGAACTAAATTCGAGTTATCGCATCAACAAATAGCTGAAGTAATAGGAAAATCGCGAACAGCGGTAAGTAACCTGTTACGTTTGAATCAGTTAGAAGTAGAAGTTAAAAAGTTGGTTTCTGATGGATTATTGGATATGGGGCATGCCAGAGCTCTTTTAGCAATTGATGGGAAGCAACAAGTTGAGTTGGCGCAAAGCGCAGTTAAAAAACAACTTACAGTTAGACAAACGGAACAGCTGGTAAAAAAAATCCTTCAGCCGCCAACCAAAGAAGATAAAAAAGTCATCGATCAAGAGGCGGTTTCTTTGTCAGAAAAATTGTCAAAAACACTAGGAAATGAAGTTTCTTTGATTAGAAACAAAAGTGGTACAGCAAAATTGACGATTAGTATTGACGAGCCTCACAAATTAGAACTGTTAATCGCGAAGCTTGAACGCATCGTGTGA